The genomic DNA TTATATGGTTTTTGCCTTTTTTTGCATTTCCGTTTTTTTGTGCAATCTCTATTCTACTTATGTTTTTCCTTGTAAAAACGCCAAATTCAAATGAAGATCCGATGCCTTTCAAACTTTTTTTTCAAAAAGTGAAAGATATTTTTAAAAACAACGGTCGCTGGCTATGCGCCACTTTCTTGATTGGCGCAATTTTAATGTTTGTACTATTTGGAGTTTTGTTTTACTTGTCAGATGTTTTGGAAAAGAACTATGATATTAAGAATATCAAGAAAGGGCTGCTTTTAGCCGTTCCTCTTGGAGCACTCTGTCTTTCATCTTACATTACCGGCAAAAATATTAAAGAAAACAAAGTGCTTATGAAATGGATTACATTTGGTGGAACCTTGCTGCTTGCTGCTTCAATTGCCGCTCTAAGCTTTTCTAAAGGGTTATGGTTTATCATTGCAATGTTTTTCTTAAGCGGAGTCGGAATCGGAGCAGTGCTTCCTTGCCTTGATGCATTGATAACAGAAGGGATTGAAAAGGAGCAAAGAGGAACAATCACTTCGATCTACAGTTCCATGCGGTTTGTAGGGGTTGCAGCAGGCCCTCCCGCCATTGCCATTCTTATGAAGAACACCGAACATTCATTATTTTTTCTTTTAAGCGGCTTAAGCATCCTTGCCACACTAGCCACATTTATGGCCATAAAACCTGAAAAAGAGAAAGCAAGTTAATCCGCATTGGAAAACATCCAATGCGGTTTTTTATTGTCCTGATTAATGCGCCAATTTTGAGCATATATGAGCGAGTTTTTGAGATTTGTGATCCACTTTTGAAGTTTTATGAGCCACTTTCGAACACTTATGATCCACATTACAAAAAATACCACAGAAACAGGTTCTGTGGCACAATTTTATCCTTTTTTATTTCTTAAAAACTTCTCTCAGGAACTTTTTCCATTAAAAATCCCGTGATCATTTGATTGAACAACTCCCATTTCTTCGTTGGAAGCTGGTGGGACTCATTCTTTATGATCGAAATTTGGCAATTCGTATGTTTTTTGTAAGCACGAACATGCTGATTTACTATATCTCTTGATCCGTAAAACAACAATAAAGGAGCCTGCAGATGATGAAGACGGTCTAAGCAAGAAAAGTGAAGAGATTTTTCATAAAAATCAAACCAAGTTTTTCGATTTGCTTTTTTCATATGATGTATAATGCCATCTTGCAATTCTTTATCATCCGTATGGCTAATCGCAATTAAGTACCTTAAAAAATCGGGAGCATGCTTTACGAAATACATACCAATCATATGTTCATATTTAAAGGCCGGAGACAACACTTGCGGAAACCCACCGGAAAGAATGACAGCGAGCGACCGGTCCGGATATTGAAGAGCAAATTCCTGTGCAACAAGTCCTCCGGAAGAATAACCGCAAACGGCTGCACATTCTATTTCGAGAAAATCCAACAATCCTTTAATTTCATTGGCAAATCCGGAGATCGAAACATTTCCCGCCGGGCCTGTTGTATCCCCGTGCCCGCTTAAATCAGGCAGCAAAACCCGAAAATGCTTTGAAAGCTTTTTTTGGTAAAAAAAAACTTTCCGCCCCATCGCAGGTGGGTGAATAAAAACAATCGGAACGCCTGAACCTATATCTTCAAAGAAAATGTTATTTTCTCCATGTGAAAAATAAGGCATATTTTTAGTTCCTTTCAGCATATAATTAAAAAATTGGAGACTTTTTTCACATTTGAGTATATGAGCGGTTCTTTATAACTTACTATTCCATTAACGTCCCAATTTCATGCATCCATTGTTTAACCGTGACATTCTCAATTTTATATGGTATTCTTTGAAGTGAAGAAAGAACAAAATAATTAACCATTGAAATATAAAATGACCGCGGTGTTGCAGCACCGACGGTCACTTGCCATAGTCGTTCCCGCAGGGGTTCGGCCTATGAAACAGGATAGACCTCTCCCTCAATTTGCGGTCAAGGGAGGTCTATTTATTTTGGTTAAAAGTTAAGACAGCGATGATCAGACAAGCAAATGAAATCATCAATGTCATCGATTCAAAAACTGTCAAAAGGCCTCACCCCCTTTCACGGGGCTAGCCGACCACCCTTGCGAAACGAGCTATCGCCTCATTAGTATACCATATTCTTGGCCTATTAACAGAACGTGTGTTCGAAATTTGTTAAATTGAGTCATTACTCCTATATATTCCAAAAAGGTTCGCCTCTCTTTTACTGAAAAAATGGTGGAAATATTCGAAAAGTGGTCGATAGATCACGAAAAGTTGTCGATATATTCAATAATAGATAATAAACAGCAAAAAATTGGACATAACCCGAAAGTGGTTCATGCCAAAAAAAAAAAGAGGCCCGTCTTTTTGTCCTAAGTTTTCAATCTTGGCTTTGTCGGATTGCAATCTGGTTTTTCAATTCCTGCAGATTCAGCTAGCTTTGATAAATAATAGCATTCTTCACGGAACATATGGTCTGCCATTAGAGGAGCAAAAGTACCAAGAGCTTGGGTGCCAAGCTCAAGCTCTTCGAGTTCCATAAGAAAATTCATAAACAGCCGTATTTCGAGTGAAGCTTCTTTGTTGAATCTCTCAAGGGCTGGAAATGAAGTAAGATTTGTCCGCAAAAAACCTGTCATTTCAACAGCCTTTAGATAAAATTCTTCAAAGTGTTTCGTATATTCTTTACTTTTCTTTTTCAATCGTTTTTCTACTTGATCCATATTATCATCTATTGCACCTGCATGGCCCGCTGCGTCGAGAAGCCAAATTAAATGATGATGAAGTTCGTGAAAAATAGGAGGAACTTCCCTTTTTTTCAGATATGCTAAAATTCTTGCGTATTCGTCCAGCTCGTTCACCATATGATTAATAAAAGTTGGCGAAAGGTGGATATCAATTTTTCCCTGTAAATGCCTCCGGATCAAATCAAGTTTAAATTCTCTAAATTTCTTTACTTCTTCCTGTGCTCTTTTGCTTAAGTGAATTAAGTCAGTTGTTTCCACTCCTTCCAACAAGCGGTCAAATGTATTTTTAAAATATTCTGCCGCTTCGATTGCAGCTTTTTCATTCGAGGCAAGTGAATCAAGTATAAACCGCGCATGATCTCCTAAAACTTGCAGCCAAAAACCATGTTCGTACTTTGCCGTCTGCTCATAGCTGGAAACCACGTAATCTCTCCTTTCACCTGTATAAATAAAATCGTATCAAGTAATATCTGTTTTTATGACTGCAACTAAAAATTAAGTAAAGCGAACATGGACTTATTTTTTTAAATGGGTGATTGACTCTCTAATATTCGAATGGCATTTCGTTCACTTCGATGAATTTGGATTTAATAACTATCGTTTTTGGATGGATTTTCCCTTTTATTTTTTTTATGTACGGTTTCACAAAGATTCACACAAAAAAACCACTTTTAACATACGGTTTTTCGATTCTTTTCATTGCATTTCTTATTATCTTTTTTGATTATTCACTTGATAAATCTTATTTAGAAAGGTAACCATTTTATCAATGACAAGGGTAGCTTTTATTGAGGGCTTATATATCTGGATAAAGGCGCATATTTTCGAAGAAGGCTCATTTTTCAGAATAAAGGCTGATAAACAAATTTAAGAGTTCATAAACCATTTAACCGCAAAAGCTTCGACATTTCCGCAAAAATATATGCGAAACTCAAAAAAGGCAGCGGACTCCCCGCTGCCCAATTGCTTTCCATTCTATTTTTCAATTGATTTTTTCAAAAATCCGATTAACAGTGCGCTCACAACTGCACCCGCGAAAATAGCCACCAAGTACATGATCCAGCTGCCTTCTACAAGCGGCACTACAAACACACCCCCATGTGGAGCGCGGAGTCCAATCCCAAACATCATTGAAAGAGCTCCTGCAACGGCTGAGCCTGCCATAATCGAAGGAATGACCGGAGAGGATCAGCAGCCGCAAATTGAATCGCACCTTCCGTAATAAATAATAATCCCAATAATAATATTTGCTTTTCCATTCCAAACAGAAATTTTCAAGAATACGCACGTCAGTCTTGACGTACTGAAGCCCCGGTGGAATCTTGCAATTCGCTCTCCTAAAAAACTCGTTAACCTGAAAGAATACGCGGGTACAGCACCGTATTCATTCCAAGCACGACAATGCCCGCGACCACCAATACGACAACATCAAGACCGTAGTGGGAACCCGGCATCGCAATCAACAGTCCTCTGAGACCGTCAACCAGGTAGCTCATGGGATTGATGGTCGCGATGACCTTCAGCCACACAGGCATCACTGACATCGGATACAGCGCGTTCGACGAGAAGAACAGGGGCATGGTGATGAGCTGCCCAATGCCCATCATCCGCTCCCGAGTCCGCACAATGGCTGCAATCACCATGGATAATCCGGAGAAGAACGCTCCTCCGAGAATCACCATCAGCAGCACGCCAGCAATGGCGCCGAAGCTGAAGTTCATATGGATGCCGAGGATCAGCGCCAGCAAGATGATGATGATGGCCTGCACAAGTGAGCGAACCGATGCAGACAACATTTTCCCCATAGCGAGCGCCGACTTGCGAATGGGCGTCGTTGCGACTTTTTGCAGAAGACCCATATCCCGTTCCCAGATGATGGAGATCCCGTAAAAGATGGAAATGAACGTGACGGATTGCGCCAAAATTCCGGGTGTCAAAAACGCCTTGTAGCTGACGCTGCCACTTGGCAACATGCGAAAACGGCTGAACGCCTGCCCAAAAACCAGCAGCCACAGCGCTGGCTGAATACCTCGCATGATCAACTCAGACGGATCTTTACGCAATTTCCGCGCTTCCATCTCAATGATGGTGAACACGTGGCTAAAGTACAACAGCACCCGAGAACGCTTCTTATCCAAGGCGCTTTGCTGTTCGGCGACTCCGGAAGACACTCTTCATCCCTCCCTCCTGGTTTTCAAACATACCCGCGTAATGCGCGAACACGTCATCCATGCTGGCATCAGTGTTGCCCATTTGCTCACGCAATTCAGCTGCGGTACCCAGCGCTGCAATCTGACCACGGCTCATGATGGCAATGCGCGTGCACAGTGACTCTGCCTCTTCCATATAATGTGTCGTCAGGAGGATGGTCATGTTCTGTTCGCGCTGCAGTCGCTCAATATGTTCCCATACGCCTTTACGCGCCACCGGATCTAGCCCCACTGTCGGTTCATCAAGAAAAAGTACTTTTGGATGATGAAGGATGGCCTGCCCGATTTCGAGCTTGCGAATCATCCCGCCAGAATACGTCTTCACAAGCCTGTCGGCTGCTTCCCCCAACCCGGTCAACTCCAAGATCTCGATAATCCTCTTCTCGCGCTCCTGACGCCTTAGCCCGTACAGTTTGGAAAAGAACAGCAAGTTCTCATACCCAGTAAGGTTTCCATCGACTGACAGCATCTGCGGAACATAGCCTACACACTCCCGGATCCGAGTAGGATCCTTCGCGAGAGAAAGTCCGGCAATCTGGATCTCACCCTCGTCGGACCGCAGCAGGGTTGTCAGCATCTTCAACATTGTAGACTTGCCCGCGCCATTGGGGCCCAACAGGCCGAAACATTCACCGGCAAACACTTCAAAACTTACATCCCTCACGGCATGCACGTCGCCAAACCGCTTCGATACATGGCTCACCCGAACTGTTACATCGCTCATGTCAGTCCCCCCGTTTCGGCAGAAAGCTGGCGAGCTTCTCCATCAACTCAACCAGAGTCGCCTGTTCATCTTCGTCCAGTTGTTGAAATGGCTCAGCCAACAATTGTGTCCGTGTATCCTTCAAGCGTTGAATTCGCTCTTTCCCCGAGTCCGTCAACCGAACAATTCGCGCGCGCGCATCGTTGATATCTTGATACCGATGCACGAGCCCAGCCAACTGCAGGCGGTCTATCATTTGTGACATCGTGCTCGGGCGCACATCCAGTTTCTCCGCCAACTCACCAATCGTACGCTCCTGGTGCCGCCACAAATCCCAAAGAATGAGCCACTGCACACGTGTGATTCCGTCGCTCCCTGTGTCTCCGTTCCGCCTGAGATATCGGTAAACGGCTTGCAAAGATTGTGAAAACAGTTCAAGACTATCCCGATGGCTCACCATTCAACACCTCACACACTTATTTTATGTAGCGAAACTAAATAAGTCAAGCGTCAACTGTCTTATTCGAGTGTCGTTTGTTGACTCAGCTCCGGGGCAATGTACATGAGCTTCTACTTTCATTAAACAGGGAGGAATAAAATGACTCTTTCTTTTTACACAATTATATGGACTTAATCTTTAAAAGCTCATAAACCACGTTTAGCTTCGTTATTTCCACAAAAAGATATTCGAAACTCAAAAAAGGCAGCGGACTCCCCGCTGCCTAATTGCTTTCCACACTATTTTTCAATTGGTTTTTTCAAAAATCCGATTAACAGTGCGCTCACAACTGCACCCGCGAAAATAGCCACCAAGTACATGAACCAGCTGCCTTCTACAAGCGGCACTACAAACACACCGCCATGTGGAGCGCGGAGTCCAATCCCAAACATCATTGAAAGAGCTCCTGCAACGGCTGAGCCTGCCATAATCGAAGGAATGACACGAAGAGGATCAGCAGCCGCAAATGGAATCGCACCTTCCGTAATAAATGATAATCCCATAATAATATTTGCTTTTCCGGCATCTTTTTCTTGTTTTGTAAATTTATTTCTAAATAAAAGTGTAGCTAAAGCAATTCCTAACGGAGGAACCATACCAGCCGCCATAACAGCTGCCATTGGCTCATAAACGCCGTTTGCCAGTAGGCCAGTACCGAATACGTATGCAGCTTTATTAACCGGGCCACCCATATCAAATGCCATCATTAATCCTAGCACGATCCCTAGCAGAACGGCATTTCCTGTTCCAAGTCCTGATAACCAGTGAGTAATTGCACTATTTAAAGCACCGACCGGCTTATTGACAACATAAAGCATTAAGAAACCTGTTAAGGCAATTCCGAATAAAGGATACAGTAGAATTGTTTTAATCCCATCAAGTGACGCCGGCAATCCAGCAAATGCTTTTTTCAAGCCGACTACCAAATAACCGGCAAGAAAGCCGGCAATTATTCCGCCAAGAAAACCTGCTCCGCCGCTTGCAGCCAACATCCCGCCGATCATACCAGGTGCAAAACCTGGACGATCTGCAATACTCATTGCTATAAATCCAGCCAAAACTGGAACAATCAATCCAAATGCGGTTTTGCCGCCAATAGTCATTAATGCCGCAGCAATCGGATTATAAGAAGGATCTTTGGGATCAAAAGCGTTATATCCAAACAAGAATGAAATCGCTATCAAAATTCCGCCCCCAACAACGAACGGAAGCATGTTGGAAACACCGTTCATCAAGTGCTTATAAATGCCGGTTCTTTCTTTATGTTCAGATTTCATTTCAGCTGTTCCAACAGATGAGCCGCCTCTATAAACAGAGGCATCCTGGTTTATTGCACGTCTGATTAATTCCTCCGGCTTGCGAATTCCGTCAGCAACAGCCGTCTGGATGACATGTTTCCCTTTGAAGCGCTCCATCTCCACCTTCGTATCTGCAGCGACAATAACAGCTGTTGCTTTTTCAATCTCTTCAGTCGTCAGCACATTTTTTACTCCGCCTGAACCATTTGTTTCGACTTTTATGTCAATTCCCATTTCAGCTGCTTTTGCTTTCAGCGAGTCGGCTGCCATGTACGTATGGGCAATGCCTGTCGGACAGGCTGTTACAGCGACAATAAATTCTTTTTTATCAGCCATGTTTTGCTCTTCTTCTTCATCTTCACGGTCATAACTGTCGATCACATGAAGAACATCATCAGGAGAAGATGCTTTCATAAGCCTTTCACGAGCTTCTTCTTTCATTAAAATCGTTGAAAGACGTGAAAGTGCTTCTAAATGTGTATTATTTGCGCCCTCTGGTGCAGCGATCATAAAAAACAAATGAGCAGGCTTGCCGTCAAGAGACTCATAGTCAACGCCTGATTCAGATTTTCCAAAAGCAATTGCTGCCTGTTTTACGGCTGTTGTTTTCGCATGAGGAATCGCGATGCCATCCCCGATTCCAGTTGTACTTTGCTCTTCTCTCTTTAAAATCGATTCTTTGAATTTTTCATGTCTGCTATTTTTCCTGCTTTATCGAGTACGTCAATGAGTTGGTCGATCGCATCTATTTTTTTGCTGCCAGCAATTGAGAGTGAAATTGTATCTCTAGTTAACAGCTCCGTAATTTTCATTCTGGCTCTCTCCCTATTTATTTAATTGAGACATGAGGCAATAATTTTTCGACTTTTTCTGAGGTGCATAATCCAATTGAAAAAGCGGTTGCACTTCCGGATGCCACACTGTATCGGAAAGCTTCTTTTACATCTTTTGTTGCTTCATATTTTGCCAAAAAACCGGCTACCATCGAGTCTCCCGCTCCAACTGAACTTTTTACTTCTCCTTTCGGCACTTCTGCAATTAAGGAAATATTTTCATTGATAAAAACAGCTCCCTTTTCGGCCAGTGAAACAATCACATGTTGGGCGCCCATTTGCACAAGCTTCTTCCCATATTCGATTGCTTCTTCACTAGAAGTGATATTTGTATCAAAAAGTTCCCCAAGTTCGTGATGGTTTGGCTTAATGAGGAACGGCTTATATGGAATAACTTTTTTGAGCAAATCCCCTTCTGCATCAACGACAAATCCGGTTCCGTTTTCTGAACAGATTTTCACAAGCTCTTCATATGTCGTATTTGGCATTGTCGCTGGAATACTTCCAGCTAAAACAAGCAAGTCTTCGTTTGTCAGCTGCTTGATTTTTTCCTTGAGAGCTTCAAAGTCTTTCCCAGAAATGTCCGGGCCTTTTGCGTTGATCTCTGTTTCTTTCTCTGTTTTAATTTTAATATTGATTCTTGTATCTTCTTTGACTTTTACAAAATCGGTTTCTATTTTTTCATTTTGCAAATAATTTTCTAAGTATTTTCCGGTGAAACCGCCAATAAAGCCGAGTACCTTGCTTGATACTCCCATTCTTTTTAATACTCGAGAAACATTTATTCCTTTTCCGCCTGGGAATTTCGTCTCATTTACAGACCGGTTTAAATCTCCAATCTTAACCTCTTCCAGTTGAACGATATAATCAACAGACGGATTTAATGTCAATGTATAAATCATACTGTCACGACCTTTATCGTTGTTCTGCTTTTGTATAGTTCACTTGATTCTGTATCTAGTTCATTCGTAATAATGGTTGCTTCATGAAGATCGCCAAATTTTGCAAAAGCAATCTCTGAGAATTTGGAAGAATCCGCTAAAACAAACGCCTCCCTCGATAAAGAAATCGCCGTTTGTTTAATGAATGCCTCTTCCTGATCGGGTGTAGTATAGCCAAACTCTGGGTGAATCCCGTTCACGCCCATAAAGCATTTATCAAATCGATAAAGCTCGAGGCTTGCGACCGCGCCTCTTCCAATCACGGCATTTGTTGTCCGCTTAGCAAAACCGCCAATAATATAAGTGGTTATATTGCGATCAAGTAATGCTCCAAGATGCATCAAACCGTTTGTCACAACAACAATATCTTTTGGAAGATAAGGAATCATTTCCAGTACCGTCGAACCTGCATCCAAATAGATGCAATCACCCTCTTCTACCAATTGTGCCGCATATTGAGCGATCTGGCGCTTTTCATGAAGGTTTTTGGATGATTTTTCATTCATGCTCGGTTCCTGGAGCTTCCCCTGAAGCCGTGCCGCACCACCATGTATGCGCTTTAAAAATTTCCCTTTTTCAAGTTGCGTTAAATCGCGGCGGATTGTTGATTCAGATGTTTTTGTTAAGTCCACCAGTTCTTGAATTTTTACCGTCTGTTTTTCTTTTAAAAGCTGCAAGATTAATTGATGACGTTCCGGAGTTAACAAATCTTCGCCTCCTATTGGGAAATCTTTATGATCAAATCATACTGAAAACGATTGCAAAAATCAATCATTTTCTTTCATTTTCTTTCAAAATAATTCACTTAATGAACGATTTTGAACGTTATTGTAATTTTTTGAGTAATATAATAATTCTATATTTATGATTGCTCTTGCTTATTAAATATGATAGAATATTTTATCAATATATAGTATTAATCATGTTATACCCATACTATATTTCGTTTTCTTCACAATAGTTTTAATGGTCTCTTTTTCTATTTTTGATTCGCTCGATGAGAGCGAATTTTTTTTGAATAATAAAACCCTCTACTTTAAAAGCAGAGGGTAAATTTCTTACATAATATTAAGATCCAAAAATGATCGCATCAATTGAATAGCTTCCTGCTCCAATAAGAGCAACACCGACGGCAACTGCAAGCAAAACAAGATTATATTCATAACCGTTTTGCGTAGCCCAAAAACCGTTAGAACCATGAACTTTTACTATTGCAACCACCATTGTTCCGGCAATTAAAACAGCTGCCAGAGGAGTGAAAAGCCCAAGTGCAAATAAAGCTCCGCCAATAAATTCAGCAAGTCCTGCTAATAATGCCATTTGGTATCCAGGTTTGATTCCAATTGATTCAAAAAATCCGCCTGTTCCTTTTAAGCCGTGGCCCCCAAACCAGCCAAACAATTTTTGAGCTCCATGTCCCATAAATGAAAGTCCTATAACTAATCTTATAATTAAGATACCTGCATTCATTTTTCTCCATCCTTTCGTTTTATCTTTATTTCGAGATATTGTTTTTTAATTATCTTGAATTCAAGATAATTATAGAATGTTAGACATGAAAATGTCAAATTCTTTTTTTCAATTACTCTTTAAATTCATTCCATTCCCGTATTCATCCTCCATTAAAATTTAAAATTGAGAGTGAACTATGTTGTAACTTTCATTGTTACATCCAGTTTAAAAAAAATACTTTTTTAATTAGATTTTATTTTTTGAACGATGCCGGCTGTTATATCTTCCATCGTTATTTCTTCAAGCACTTTTTCCATCGCATTTTGCGCTTTCAGTAAAACAAGCTCAAGAACTGGTTGGATACTTGAACCGACCGGACAATTCGGATTTGGGTGTTCATGAAACTGAAACAGTTCTCCTTCTTCCACTACATTGACTGCCCGATAAACATCCAAGAGTGTAATCTCTTTCAGGCTCTTAGCGAGACTTGCTCCGCCGGCACCCGCACGGACGAAAACGAGCTCTGCCTTCTTAAGCATGCCAAGCACTCTGCGAATAACGACAGGATTGGTATTTACACTTCCGGCAATCCACTCGGATGTACAAACTTTATTTCTTTCTAAAGCCAGTAAAGATAAAATATGAACGGCTACCGTAAAACGGCTGCTGATTTTCATAGTTTTCACTCCCTTGTTGTAACCATTATAGTTACAATCTAAATAAATAGTCAAGAAAAAATGTTTGAGGGGAAAAGTGTCCCCTCAATTACTTGTGATCTTAAGTTCTTTTAACACATCTTCTAAATCATTCATAGGTTTTTGGCACGTAAAGTTTTCACAAATATAGACAGTTAAATCAGAGTCGGTTGCCGTATAGCCTCTCTGATAAATTTTCACCAAATCTTCTTGATTTTTTGAAGTGACTGGAGCAATTTCTGGTGTATAAGCTTTCTGAATGATACCGGCTAATTCACTGCGTTTTTCCGGTGTACCGACGATGACAACTTCACTCATTGGAAACTCTTTCAAGAGCAAGCTTTGCAGCAAAAATGTATGGCCAGGTCCATATGATTCCACGTCATCTTTGAAGAAACGATGTATTTCGTCCACTACATCAAACCATTTCGTCTCACCGGTAAAATGCCCAAGCCGAAGAAAGTTGACAGCCGCAACGCTATTTCCGGACGGGAGCGCCCCGTCATACACTTGTTTTTCGCGGACGATTAATGCTTCCCCGTCACTTCTTGTAAAATAAAAACCGCCATCCTGTTCATCCCAAAAGAGCTTTTTCATCTTTTCAGCAGTATTTTGGGCTTTGTCCAAATATTCCATTGAGAAGGTTGCTTCATACAATTCCAAATACGCCCATAAAAGAAATGCCCAGTCATCGAGATAAGCGCTGTACTTCGATTCCCCATCACGGTATCTGGCCATTAGTTCACCATTTACCATTAGCTTTTCCTCAATAAACCGCAATGCTTTTTCTGCCTTTTCAACATAATCTTGATTTTGAAATGCTTGGCCTGCTTTGGCTAAGCCGGCAATCATTAAAGCATTCCACGAAGTCAGAATTTTATCATCAAGATGCGGATAGACCCGCTCCTGTCGTTTTTCAAAAAGCTTTTGACGTGATTCTTCAAGCTTTGCCTTGCCTTCTTCAAGTTTAAGCCCGGCTTCTGCGAAAGTTTTCACCATGTTTGTATGAATGAGGTTCGGAATATTTTTGCCTTCAAAGTTTCCTCCAGACGTTATATCATAAACTTTGCAGTAAAATTCTCCGTCTTTTTCACCGAGCACATCTAAAATTTCCTCTTTCGACCAAACATAATATTTTCCTTCTTCCCCTTCGCTGTCAGCATCAATGGCCGAAAAGAAGGCACCTTCTTCGTTCGTCATTTCTCTCGTGATAAACTCAATAATTTGTTCAGCAATTTCCTTATATTTACTGTTTTTTGTCACTTGATAAGCTTCGGAATACGTATATAGCAGCAATGCATTATCATAGAGCATTTTTTCAAAATGAGGAACGAGCCACATCGCATCGACCGAATATCTGGCAAAACCGAAGCCAATATGGTCATAAATACCTCCATTCGCCATGGAAACGAGGGTTTTTTCCACCATTTTCAATGCCATTTCCGTTCCGGTCCATTTATAATACTTCAGCAAAAACATAAGATGGTGGGGAATGGGAAACTTCGGCGCAT from Bacillus methanolicus MGA3 includes the following:
- a CDS encoding DeoR/GlpR family DNA-binding transcription regulator; this encodes MLTPERHQLILQLLKEKQTVKIQELVDLTKTSESTIRRDLTQLEKGKFLKRIHGGAARLQGKLQEPSMNEKSSKNLHEKRQIAQYAAQLVEEGDCIYLDAGSTVLEMIPYLPKDIVVVTNGLMHLGALLDRNITTYIIGGFAKRTTNAVIGRGAVASLELYRFDKCFMGVNGIHPEFGYTTPDQEEAFIKQTAISLSREAFVLADSSKFSEIAFAKFGDLHEATIITNELDTESSELYKSRTTIKVVTV
- a CDS encoding DoxX family protein; amino-acid sequence: MNAGILIIRLVIGLSFMGHGAQKLFGWFGGHGLKGTGGFFESIGIKPGYQMALLAGLAEFIGGALFALGLFTPLAAVLIAGTMVVAIVKVHGSNGFWATQNGYEYNLVLLAVAVGVALIGAGSYSIDAIIFGS
- a CDS encoding Rrf2 family transcriptional regulator, with the translated sequence MKISSRFTVAVHILSLLALERNKVCTSEWIAGSVNTNPVVIRRVLGMLKKAELVFVRAGAGGASLAKSLKEITLLDVYRAVNVVEEGELFQFHEHPNPNCPVGSSIQPVLELVLLKAQNAMEKVLEEITMEDITAGIVQKIKSN
- a CDS encoding thioredoxin domain-containing protein, yielding MERESFEDEEVAKLLNERFVSIKVDREERPDIDSIYMNICQLMNGHGGWPLSVFMTPDQKPFFAGTYFPKESRYGVPGFKDVITQLYDQYMKNRSHIEKIASDAAEALKQSARESSAELPSVDVLHKTYQQLAGSFNSVYGGFGDAPKFPIPHHLMFLLKYYKWTGTEMALKMVEKTLVSMANGGIYDHIGFGFARYSVDAMWLVPHFEKMLYDNALLLYTYSEAYQVTKNSKYKEIAEQIIEFITREMTNEEGAFFSAIDADSEGEEGKYYVWSKEEILDVLGEKDGEFYCKVYDITSGGNFEGKNIPNLIHTNMVKTFAEAGLKLEEGKAKLEESRQKLFEKRQERVYPHLDDKILTSWNALMIAGLAKAGQAFQNQDYVEKAEKALRFIEEKLMVNGELMARYRDGESKYSAYLDDWAFLLWAYLELYEATFSMEYLDKAQNTAEKMKKLFWDEQDGGFYFTRSDGEALIVREKQVYDGALPSGNSVAAVNFLRLGHFTGETKWFDVVDEIHRFFKDDVESYGPGHTFLLQSLLLKEFPMSEVVIVGTPEKRSELAGIIQKAYTPEIAPVTSKNQEDLVKIYQRGYTATDSDLTVYICENFTCQKPMNDLEDVLKELKITSN